Proteins encoded in a region of the Paenibacillus sp. E222 genome:
- a CDS encoding Lrp/AsnC family transcriptional regulator codes for MDQIDTNILFHLQNQARLSMTELGKLVGLSQPAVTERVKRLEESGVIEEYRTIISPQKIGRSSTSYVLFRTRDCHAFLDFCRSSPEVVECHRVSGEHNYLLKIMTDSIAGLEAFGDRCDQYGTYTTLVAMSSPIATKNLIEGTNPV; via the coding sequence ATGGACCAAATCGATACTAATATCCTCTTTCATTTGCAAAATCAGGCAAGGCTGTCCATGACGGAACTGGGTAAGCTGGTCGGTTTATCTCAACCCGCCGTAACGGAACGCGTGAAGCGCTTGGAAGAAAGCGGCGTAATCGAGGAGTACCGTACCATCATTTCCCCGCAGAAAATAGGGAGATCGAGCACTTCCTATGTTCTTTTTCGCACACGGGATTGTCATGCCTTTCTTGATTTCTGCCGTTCGTCACCCGAAGTGGTCGAATGCCATCGCGTCAGTGGAGAACATAATTACCTGTTGAAAATCATGACGGATTCGATTGCTGGTCTTGAAGCATTTGGGGACCGATGCGATCAATACGGTACTTACACCACCCTCGTCGCGATGTCCTCACCTATTGCAACCAAAAATCTCATCGAAGGAACGAATCCGGTGTAA
- a CDS encoding purine-nucleoside phosphorylase: MHQSAHIQEARDYILNRINDKPVVGMILGSGLGALADEIENATVIPYTDIPYFAQSEAIGHANELVIGELMGKTVVAMKGRLHYYEGFTLDEVTFPVRIMKALGVEQLIITNACGAINTSFEPGQLMLITDHINLVGNNPLMGPNNAELGVRFPDVSQVYNRELRSIALKVAEEQNVGLQQGVYAWWSGPAYETPAEIRMIRTMGADAVGMSTVPEAIVAIHGGMKVLGISCLTNMACGILDQPLSHDEVIEVAAKVKTTFIGLVKGILKEM, translated from the coding sequence ATGCATCAATCCGCACATATTCAGGAAGCCAGAGATTACATATTAAACCGTATTAATGACAAACCTGTCGTGGGCATGATTCTCGGATCAGGGCTGGGAGCGCTCGCGGACGAGATCGAGAATGCTACCGTCATTCCATATACGGACATTCCTTATTTTGCTCAATCCGAGGCGATTGGTCATGCCAACGAATTGGTCATCGGAGAGCTGATGGGCAAGACTGTCGTAGCGATGAAAGGACGTCTTCATTATTATGAAGGGTTTACGCTGGATGAAGTCACGTTCCCTGTCCGGATTATGAAAGCACTGGGTGTCGAGCAGTTGATCATCACCAATGCTTGTGGAGCAATTAATACCAGCTTTGAACCCGGACAGCTTATGTTGATTACCGATCATATCAATCTGGTAGGCAATAATCCGCTGATGGGGCCGAATAATGCTGAGCTGGGTGTGCGTTTCCCGGACGTATCACAGGTATATAATCGCGAACTCCGCAGTATCGCCCTGAAGGTAGCGGAGGAGCAGAATGTTGGTTTGCAGCAAGGGGTGTATGCATGGTGGAGTGGTCCGGCGTATGAGACTCCAGCCGAGATTCGTATGATTCGTACAATGGGTGCAGATGCTGTGGGGATGTCGACGGTACCTGAAGCGATTGTAGCCATTCATGGCGGCATGAAGGTGCTGGGCATTTCCTGTCTGACCAATATGGCTTGCGGCATACTGGATCAGCCGTTAAGTCATGATGAAGTCATTGAAGT
- a CDS encoding serine hydrolase translates to MRDKDMRFNPAFVEEVIHRTLAEKRIVGSVVQIAWKGEVVYTSADGLADREQNRRMQENALFRYASVTKPIVSTAAMVLISQGKLKLDDPVMKWLPEFRPKQPNGEVASMTVHHLMTHTAGLTYRFFQENGGTYELARVSDGMDIAGITLEENLQRIASAPLLYEPGKMWRYSIATDVLGAVIEKVTGLTLREAVQLLVTHPLGMKDTDFVAVDSMRMTAAYADSSDSSGQPRRLRDEDQVPFIEGTAGFQLAPERYLDPSAYLSGGAGMVGSAGDFLVLLETLRQGGGSLLPKALVTEMMTNQIGDLDMPYWPGRGFGLGFTVLKDPVEAGTPESAGTWRMGGTYGHSWFVDPTEELSVVAFTNTALEGMSGRFTTELCEAVYEGIERER, encoded by the coding sequence ATGAGAGACAAAGATATGAGGTTTAACCCTGCATTTGTGGAAGAAGTGATTCACCGTACGTTGGCAGAAAAAAGAATTGTAGGTTCCGTTGTTCAGATTGCGTGGAAAGGGGAGGTGGTCTATACCAGCGCAGATGGGCTCGCCGATCGGGAACAGAACAGACGCATGCAAGAAAATGCACTGTTCAGGTATGCTTCTGTAACCAAGCCGATTGTATCCACCGCCGCCATGGTATTGATATCTCAGGGTAAATTAAAGCTGGATGACCCGGTTATGAAATGGCTGCCAGAATTCCGTCCCAAACAGCCAAATGGGGAAGTTGCCTCTATGACGGTTCATCATCTGATGACACATACGGCGGGGTTAACGTATCGTTTTTTTCAGGAGAACGGGGGAACATACGAACTTGCCAGAGTATCAGATGGAATGGATATCGCTGGCATTACGCTGGAAGAGAATTTGCAGAGGATTGCTTCTGCTCCACTGCTGTATGAGCCCGGGAAGATGTGGAGATATTCGATTGCAACTGATGTACTCGGTGCAGTTATTGAGAAAGTGACCGGGCTGACACTGCGAGAGGCAGTACAACTGCTCGTGACTCATCCACTAGGCATGAAGGATACGGATTTTGTCGCTGTGGATTCGATGAGAATGACGGCTGCCTATGCGGACAGTTCCGACAGTTCGGGGCAACCTCGTCGCTTGCGTGATGAAGACCAGGTTCCTTTTATTGAAGGAACGGCGGGCTTCCAACTCGCTCCAGAAAGATACCTTGATCCGTCGGCCTATCTCTCGGGTGGTGCGGGCATGGTAGGAAGTGCGGGAGACTTTCTGGTATTGCTCGAAACGCTGCGTCAAGGTGGAGGTTCGCTGCTTCCTAAAGCGCTGGTCACCGAAATGATGACTAATCAGATTGGCGATCTGGATATGCCTTATTGGCCAGGCAGAGGATTTGGTCTGGGATTCACGGTGCTGAAAGATCCGGTAGAAGCAGGTACACCGGAGTCTGCTGGAACGTGGCGTATGGGAGGAACCTATGGTCACTCGTGGTTTGTTGATCCAACAGAAGAACTGAGCGTTGTCGCGTTTACCAATACAGCTCTGGAGGGCATGTCGGGCAGGTTCACAACGGAACTTTGCGAGGCTGTCTATGAGGGGATTGAGCGAGAAAGATAA
- a CDS encoding MFS transporter, translated as MAGFICILTESLPAGLLPQIAQDLEIGEGLAGQLVTLYAVGSLLAAIPLTTATRGWRRRPLLLLCIFGFLIFNTITAVSSVYGLTLAARFMAGVSAGVLWGMTAGYARRMVSDSLKGKAMAVAMVGTPLALALGVPLGTFLGNYAGWRLIFGTVSLLTVVLVLWVLWKVPDYEGEPARHQIALHRIFVIPGVRPILFVVLTWVLAHNILYTYISPYLGETMLSERVDLVLMIFGVTSVIGIWIIGLLIDRYMRLLILVSLVLFALASLAMGIFIHQPMMIILGVVAWGLTFGGAATLLQTAIAQAGGQSADVAQSMLVTAWNLGIGGGGIVGAILLNQTGARFLPISLILLIVMALLVAWSASKHGFPRQVRTDDR; from the coding sequence ATGGCGGGATTTATATGCATTCTTACAGAAAGCCTGCCGGCGGGGCTGCTGCCGCAGATAGCACAAGATCTGGAGATCGGGGAAGGTTTGGCTGGACAGCTCGTCACTTTATATGCGGTGGGATCTCTTCTGGCGGCAATTCCCCTGACGACAGCAACTCGTGGATGGAGACGCAGGCCGCTGCTGCTATTATGCATCTTCGGTTTTCTAATTTTCAACACGATTACGGCCGTATCCTCGGTATATGGTTTGACCCTTGCTGCACGCTTCATGGCGGGCGTATCTGCTGGAGTGTTGTGGGGAATGACTGCGGGTTATGCGCGCCGGATGGTTTCAGACTCGTTAAAGGGAAAAGCGATGGCTGTCGCTATGGTAGGCACACCGCTCGCGCTTGCATTGGGCGTTCCCTTGGGTACCTTTTTGGGCAATTACGCAGGATGGCGTCTTATTTTTGGAACAGTCTCATTATTGACGGTAGTGCTTGTATTGTGGGTGCTCTGGAAAGTACCTGACTATGAGGGAGAGCCTGCACGTCATCAGATTGCGCTTCATCGGATTTTTGTTATACCAGGGGTTCGTCCCATATTGTTTGTTGTTCTGACCTGGGTACTGGCCCATAACATTCTGTACACGTATATCTCACCTTATCTGGGCGAGACGATGCTGTCCGAACGGGTAGATCTGGTTCTGATGATCTTTGGAGTGACTTCGGTAATTGGTATTTGGATTATTGGGCTGTTGATTGATCGTTACATGAGATTATTGATTCTGGTTAGCCTTGTTCTATTTGCGCTGGCCTCGCTGGCGATGGGGATCTTTATCCATCAACCGATGATGATCATTCTGGGAGTAGTGGCCTGGGGGCTTACATTTGGAGGGGCGGCTACGTTATTACAGACTGCAATTGCGCAGGCGGGCGGCCAAAGTGCCGATGTTGCCCAATCCATGCTGGTGACAGCATGGAACCTGGGGATCGGAGGGGGAGGGATCGTCGGAGCCATCCTTCTGAACCAGACAGGCGCTCGTTTCCTGCCGATTTCCCTGATCCTGTTGATCGTTATGGCCTTACTCGTCGCCTGGTCCGCCAGTAAACATGGTTTCCCAAGGCAGGTAAGGACCGATGATCGATGA